In the genome of Raphanus sativus cultivar WK10039 chromosome 4, ASM80110v3, whole genome shotgun sequence, one region contains:
- the LOC108852525 gene encoding uncharacterized protein LOC108852525, translated as MGRVMAEPPNLMLQARELLATPSHEGLETLVIHLTTRQETTTEYQTARPLLIFCANNFANLLTLKLLQMLSRSSTNAVLRSKSIILLSETLAACKSRRFELSLVALDEIKPLVISCLRMTQETEIRLFRRIVSFIAHDLVMLDNGGWDELSDCIVELAGTEPLKALHVFVYLPPVYGRFINSCFRRIVERAEKVLLTPDQDRVEDWSLGLQAVVKLGIQVLDSEMRVDVVKALLTLLVKAATDLVDKGMEPFLVRGLVDLELFLSREKKLYSYNKDQCDFVSCFLFKIKDLGPLTKEATGKIHRLVKFTPSLAQQQQQRQGHGACSEREWSDRLNNLPPLEILKIFASADVEERFRVTAIRRLNVLLSDYITREKSTDVSLLRQLQPLLMSCLSSKEGISESMFKVLGEVVYHVAFQMTNFHFDTWYGLSEYIGSNSKTEFERAVYIFQCLTMWLDDEFMYSIVKFLLPEINKRLNPPREVLVDNSCWVSAFLGAFCAIIHLLERETSAVEELADKMVDSVRELVERKMEVGLVGRAFRDVESIVKKQMEWFGENEYKLIKALLRRLYLIKGMTMESKMVLWRTNVFVDRGLTHLAEQQPDGEID; from the coding sequence ATGGGGCGTGTAATGGCGGAACCTCCGAATCTCATGCTGCAAGCAAGAGAACTTCTTGCGACTCCAAGCCACGAAGGGTTAGAGACTCTTGTCATTCATCTCACAACTCGTCAAGAAACCACCACCGAATATCAAACGGCGCGTCCCCTCTTAATCTTCTGCGCCAACAACTTCGCTAACTTGTTAACCCTAAAGCTTCTACAGATGTTGTCTCGTTCTTCTACCAACGCCGTCCTCAGATCCAAATCGATCATTCTCCTTTCCGAAACCCTAGCCGCTTGTAAATCTCGCAGGTTCGAACTATCTCTCGTCGCTCTCGACGAAATAAAACCCCTAGTGATCTCTTGCTTGAGGATGACGCAAGAAACCGAGATCAGACTCTTCAGAAGAATCGTGTCTTTCATCGCTCACGACCTTGTGATGCTCGATAACGGCGGGTGGGACGAGCTCAGCGATTGTATCGTCGAGCTCGCGGGTACAGAGCCTCTGAAGGCTTTGCATGTCTTCGTGTATTTGCCTCCAGTGTACGGGAGATTCATCAACAGTTGTTTCCGGAGGATTGTAGAGAGAGCAGAGAAGGTGTTGCTTACGCCTGATCAAGATAGGGTTGAAGATTGGAGTTTAGGTTTACAAGCTGTTGTGAAACTTGGGATTCAAGTCTTGGATTCTGAGATGAGAGTTGATGTGGTGAAGGCTCTTCTTACTCTTCTTGTCAAGGCAGCGACTGATCTCGTGGACAAGGGTATGGAACCGTTTCTGGTACGTGGGCTTGTGGATCTCGAGTTGTTCTTGTCACGAGAGAAGAAGTTGTATAGTTACAACAAGGATCAATGTGATTTTGTGTCTTGTTTCTTGTTCaagatcaaagacttgggacCACTAACGAAGGAGGCTACGGGGAAGATCCATCGTTTGGTTAAGTTTACCCCATCTCTcgcacaacaacaacaacaacgacaaGGTCATGGAGCATGTTCTGAACGTGAATGGTCTGATCGTTTGAACAACTTACCGCCACTTGAGATCTTAAAAATCTTTGCGTCTGCTGATGTTGAAGAGAGGTTCAGAGTCACGGCAATCAGACGGCTCAACGTGTTACTCTCTGACTACATTACTAGGGAAAAGTCAACAGACGTTTCATTGTTGAGACAACTTCAGCCGTTGCTCATGTCTTGCCTTTCGAGTAAAGAAGGAATCTCTGAGAGCATGTTCAAAGTCCTCGGTGAGGTTGTCTACCACGTTGCGTTTCAGATGACGAACTTCCATTTTGACACATGGTACGGTCTTTCCGAATATATTGGATCCAACAGCAAAACGGAGTTTGAGAGAGCGGTTTATATCTTCCAGTGCTTAACAATGTGGCTAGACGATGAGTTTATGTATTCTATAGTGAAGTTTCTTCTCCCAGAGATAAACAAAAGGCTAAACCCACCGAGAGAGGTGTTGGTAGATAACAGTTGCTGGGTCTCGGCTTTTTTGGGTGCCTTCTGTGCCATCATTCATTTGTTAGAGAGAGAAACTTCTGCTGTGGAGGAGTTGGCAGATAAGATGGTAGATTCAGTGAGAGAGCTTGTGgaaagaaaaatggaagttgGGCTTGTGGGGAGAGCTTTCAGAGATGTGGAAAGCATTGTGAAGAAGCAAATGGAATGGTTTGGTGAGAACGAATACAAACTGATTAAGGCCCTGCTTCGGAGACTCTACCTAATCAAAGGCATGACAATGGAAAGCAAGATGGTGTTGTGGAGAACCAACGTGTTTGTGGACAGGGGATTGACTCACCTGGCTGAACAGCAACCAGACGGTGAGATTGATTAG
- the LOC108850569 gene encoding uncharacterized protein LOC108850569, with protein sequence MRMKVALKVHKAWEAIEPGVEDGDKNDMARAILFQSVPETLILQVGKLAELSSKSLSLGENIEELRLVKKFLNSLRRKKYIHIIAVLEQVLNLNTTTFEDIIGRLKAFEERIKDEEKDEDQSKLLYAKYDSQDAQDTYGRGRGRGGRFNNRGRGRGRSNNQHDWKDGRDTMRVVCFRCDKTGHYAYNCPDRLLKLKETHDNDSENTREAEELMMNEVVYLNEENVTPSKFETHTYGDNVWYLDNGASNHMSGRKEYFSNLDEKVTCKMRFGDDSRIDTKGNGSIVFLNKDGKRKILANVYYIPELRNNIISLGQAT encoded by the exons ATGCGGATGAAGGTGGCTCTTAAAGTACATAAGGCGTGGGAAGCGATCGAGCCAGGCGTAGAAGATGGAGACAAGAACGACATGGCCCGAGCAATTCTGTTCCAATCCGTACCAGAAACCTTAATCTTGCAAGTTG GAAAACTTGCGGAGTTATCATCGAAGTCGTTATCTTTGGGAGAAAACATTGAGGAACTTAGGCTGGTGAAAAAGTTCCTGAATAGTCTCCGAAGAAAGAAGTACATACATATTATAGCAGTACTTGAACAGGTTCTTAATCTCAACACCACAACTTTTGAGGACATTATTGGACGTCTAAAAGCCTTTGAAGAAAGAATCAAAGATGAAGAGAAGGACGAAGATCAAAGTAAGCTTTTGTACGCTAAGTATGATTCTCAAGACGCACAAGATACCTATGGTAGAGGAAGAGGACGCGGTGGTCGCTTTAATAATAGAGGAAGAGGTCGTGGTCGATCGAACAATCAGCACGATTGGAAGGATGGAAGAGACACGATGAGAGTTGTGTGCTTTCGATGCGACAAAACTGGCCACTATGCCTATAATTGTCCAGATCGACTTCTCAAGCTTAAAGAGACACATGATAACGACAGTGAGAATACACGTGAAGCAGAAGAGTTGATGATGAATGAGGTTGTGTATCTCAATGAGGAGAATGTGACGCCAAGTAAGTTTGAGACACACACATATGGAGATAATGTATGGTATCTAGACAATGGGGCGAGCAACCATATGTCAGGGAGAAAAgaatatttttcaaatcttGATGAAAAGGTCACATGCAAGATGAGGTTTGGCGATGATTCTCGCATAGATACTAAAGGAAATGGCTCGATAGTTTTTCTTAACAAGGATGGCAAGCGGAAAATATTGGCGAATGTCTATTACATACCAGAGTTGCGAAATAATATCATTAGCTTGGGACAAGCTACATAA